The following are encoded together in the Allocoleopsis franciscana PCC 7113 genome:
- a CDS encoding cellulose biosynthesis cyclic di-GMP-binding regulatory protein BcsB, whose product MKPFNRKAFAHLPALNRNLGTSSGRQTNRRHRFRQQSRRLLLSLCCAVLLGLYGTLAMAQSEAPSTSTETFREGTINETKERSTGGVNLPNPPIKGPEVAAPPTGDPYVLEFNRSPVVGKRFSLRGIYDEARLGFTRPRDWKIKTVKAQIRYRHSPALYATRSNLTVLINGATIGSIPLNRKDGEIGNSVFNVPVELLQNYNELTIGALQNNSPTCTQDPFDPSLWTEILPDSKITFDFASQPVTLDFSRFPYPIFDELSLFPNQIAYLLPNDVDDTWLTSASRLQATIGRLAEFRRLDTRVVKTLDEVNKNVPKTAPPERLLVIGTPKQQPTLKSLDLPLSLKDNQVLDSKEKAYPPDVGVLMLTTTPNKKSPVLVATGNGPVGVAKAVQFLVQAKDRKIGTGQSIIVKNLTQVPSPAPRDWPGYLPPTDSFQLSDLKRSDNQPFQDVTVRGSDSPPIVIDFKSVPDAQFGQGNTMNLVYSYGPQINAKTSLVEVKLDGVALVGKRLTSINGGTRETLKVALPGDLIKPTSKLEVDFRLDARERRSCSRVTDQQLWGTLHADTSFNLKSTNAVQLPDLRLLQHGFPFGAPQDLSTTAIVVPKQPSPTEISTLLEFSTRLGRLSKAKSVQLAVYAGSSKTPEQLKKYQLVGIGTQDTFPFPEALKAGDFQLKDNLERQLNLSEVQTLPDSDGVIKEIISPFASDRILLALTGQTENGLKQVQDFLRQDPLFFQLKEDTVLISANTANPEAYDPNAYNLEFLQREPKRTVDKTPVQRRVFRFVSGSWFMLAPAMVATCLILYGVIQLYLKKIAGQEK is encoded by the coding sequence ATGAAACCCTTTAATCGCAAGGCATTTGCCCATCTACCCGCACTCAATCGAAACCTAGGAACGAGCTCGGGTCGTCAAACGAACCGCCGACATCGCTTCCGGCAACAGTCTCGACGTTTGCTGCTTTCACTTTGCTGCGCCGTCCTTCTCGGACTCTATGGCACCTTGGCTATGGCCCAGAGTGAAGCCCCCTCCACGTCAACGGAGACGTTCCGCGAAGGCACAATTAACGAAACCAAAGAACGCTCCACGGGCGGGGTTAACCTCCCCAATCCACCCATCAAAGGGCCAGAAGTCGCTGCGCCTCCCACGGGAGACCCCTACGTCTTAGAATTCAATCGCTCGCCGGTGGTGGGTAAACGCTTCAGTTTGCGAGGGATTTACGACGAAGCGCGACTCGGATTTACCCGTCCCCGCGACTGGAAAATCAAAACGGTCAAAGCCCAAATCCGCTATCGCCATTCCCCAGCCCTCTATGCCACACGCTCGAACCTGACTGTTTTGATTAACGGTGCGACCATCGGCAGTATCCCGCTCAACCGCAAAGATGGCGAAATCGGGAATTCGGTGTTCAACGTGCCCGTCGAGCTGCTTCAGAATTATAACGAACTCACCATTGGGGCACTGCAAAATAACTCCCCAACCTGTACCCAAGACCCCTTCGACCCCTCGCTGTGGACGGAGATACTACCTGACTCCAAAATCACCTTTGATTTTGCGTCTCAACCCGTCACCCTGGACTTCAGTCGCTTCCCCTACCCCATTTTTGACGAACTCAGCCTATTTCCCAATCAAATTGCTTATCTGCTGCCCAACGACGTTGACGACACTTGGCTCACAAGTGCCAGTCGCCTCCAAGCCACCATCGGACGCCTCGCCGAATTCCGCCGCTTGGATACCCGCGTCGTCAAAACCCTGGATGAAGTTAACAAAAATGTACCCAAAACCGCTCCCCCTGAGCGGTTGCTCGTCATTGGTACTCCAAAACAGCAGCCAACCCTGAAGTCTCTCGACCTGCCGCTGAGTCTGAAAGACAATCAGGTTCTCGATAGTAAGGAGAAGGCTTACCCGCCCGATGTTGGGGTTTTGATGTTAACTACCACCCCCAACAAAAAATCCCCCGTGCTCGTGGCAACCGGCAACGGACCCGTTGGCGTCGCCAAAGCTGTACAGTTTTTAGTCCAAGCCAAAGACCGTAAGATTGGTACTGGTCAAAGCATCATCGTCAAAAACCTGACCCAGGTGCCATCCCCAGCCCCCCGCGATTGGCCTGGGTATTTGCCCCCCACCGACAGCTTCCAACTCAGCGACCTCAAGAGAAGCGATAACCAACCCTTCCAAGATGTCACGGTTCGGGGTTCGGATTCCCCACCGATTGTAATTGACTTCAAGTCGGTACCCGATGCTCAGTTTGGGCAGGGGAATACCATGAACCTGGTTTACAGCTATGGCCCACAAATTAATGCCAAAACCTCCCTCGTGGAAGTCAAGCTAGATGGGGTGGCGCTGGTTGGCAAACGCCTCACCTCCATCAATGGGGGCACCCGCGAGACTCTGAAAGTGGCTCTGCCTGGGGATTTAATTAAACCCACCTCCAAACTTGAGGTGGATTTCCGCCTAGATGCGCGGGAACGTCGTTCTTGTAGCCGGGTGACCGACCAACAGCTTTGGGGTACGTTGCACGCCGATACCAGCTTTAATCTCAAGAGCACGAATGCGGTTCAACTGCCAGACCTTAGACTATTGCAGCACGGTTTCCCCTTTGGAGCACCTCAAGACTTATCGACGACGGCGATTGTGGTTCCCAAACAGCCCTCACCCACTGAGATTTCCACCTTACTGGAGTTCAGCACCCGGTTGGGTCGCTTGAGCAAAGCCAAGTCAGTGCAGTTAGCGGTTTACGCCGGTTCTTCCAAAACGCCTGAACAGCTCAAAAAGTACCAGTTGGTGGGCATTGGCACCCAAGACACATTCCCGTTCCCAGAAGCGCTTAAGGCGGGTGATTTTCAGCTCAAAGACAACCTAGAACGTCAGCTAAATCTGAGTGAGGTTCAGACTTTACCCGACTCTGATGGCGTGATTAAGGAGATTATCTCACCCTTCGCTAGCGATCGCATTCTCTTAGCCCTAACCGGTCAAACGGAAAACGGCTTAAAGCAAGTACAAGACTTTTTACGTCAAGACCCCTTGTTCTTCCAACTCAAGGAAGACACGGTGCTCATCAGTGCTAACACCGCTAACCCCGAAGCCTATGACCCCAATGCTTATAATTTAGAGTTTTTGCAACGTGAACCAAAGCGTACCGTCGATAAAACACCTGTACAACGCCGAGTTTTCCGATTCGTATCGGGAAGTTGGTTCATGTTGGCTCCAGCAATGGTAGCAACATGCCTGATTCTTTACGGCGTTATCCAGTTGTATCTCAAAAAGATTGCTGGTCAGGAGAAATAA
- a CDS encoding response regulator, translated as MNTMSMASYRSSQRLNPLSLLAQLSSRQANGCLQVSSGSVSWSVYLEQGKLIYASDSVDPFERLDRHLRRLSRQIPTLVSAVRVQVRLIFESDLESQSSQNPEYQAICWLVNQQYLREQDAANLIEELAEEVIVSLLSVKEGSYQLIEQDKLDELPKFCRLDLRTIVERCHEQLRRQQTVQSNSVASEHQPKPVAQNGAPTKLEVVPKTPVQSNTAPPTHPTTIAGINPGKQLSKSTYTIACIDDSPTVLNAINSFLDDKSFSVVMINDPVRALMQVVRIKPDLILLDVAMPNLDGYELCSLLRKHSMFKNIPIIMVTGNTGFLDRAKAKLVKASGYLTKPFNQSELLKMVFKHLS; from the coding sequence ATGAACACCATGTCTATGGCTAGCTACAGATCTTCCCAAAGGCTAAACCCACTTTCGTTATTAGCACAATTATCTAGTCGTCAGGCTAATGGGTGTTTACAAGTATCTAGTGGCTCTGTTTCTTGGTCAGTTTATCTAGAACAGGGAAAACTGATTTATGCCTCAGATTCAGTAGACCCCTTTGAGCGACTCGACCGTCATTTGCGTCGCCTCAGTCGTCAAATCCCTACGCTGGTTAGTGCAGTTCGAGTACAGGTTCGTCTAATATTTGAATCCGACTTGGAGAGTCAATCCAGTCAAAATCCTGAGTACCAAGCCATTTGCTGGTTAGTCAATCAACAATATCTCAGGGAGCAAGATGCCGCCAATCTTATCGAAGAATTGGCAGAAGAGGTAATTGTGTCACTTCTTTCAGTCAAAGAAGGAAGTTATCAATTAATTGAACAAGACAAATTAGATGAACTCCCTAAATTTTGTCGTCTCGATTTGCGAACGATAGTTGAACGCTGCCACGAACAGTTACGACGACAACAGACTGTACAATCAAACAGCGTAGCTTCCGAACATCAACCTAAGCCTGTTGCTCAAAACGGCGCTCCGACTAAACTAGAAGTAGTTCCCAAAACTCCTGTACAGAGTAATACAGCACCCCCAACACACCCTACAACTATAGCTGGAATCAACCCCGGCAAGCAGCTCTCAAAAAGCACCTATACGATTGCTTGTATTGATGACAGCCCAACCGTTTTAAATGCCATCAACTCTTTCTTGGATGATAAAAGCTTCTCCGTTGTCATGATTAATGACCCGGTAAGAGCGTTAATGCAAGTTGTCCGAATTAAGCCAGATCTAATTTTGCTGGATGTGGCGATGCCCAACTTAGATGGCTATGAGCTGTGTTCTCTTTTACGCAAGCATTCAATGTTCAAAAATATCCCAATCATTATGGTGACGGGAAATACGGGATTTCTCGACCGAGCTAAGGCTAAACTGGTCAAAGCATCAGGCTACCTGACCAAACCTTTCAACCAGTCGGAATTACTAAAAATGGTGTTTAAGCACTTATCTTAG
- a CDS encoding glycosyltransferase family 2 protein — translation MTSTSSKVREKPSRKHIGISNEQRKRLSNLLVERVPQAFDAVLQALPHTHLLVLIGSLIWLSIPIIAVRPAIWQQGVVAAVLIAVGRIVLQMEEQQPTKKVSEYLHLFLIVVSVVTTLRYLYYRVNYTLNFDDIINGFFCFLLFTAELYAICTLVLAYFQTLKIKDRKPIDLSLYPQEQWPKVDIYIPTYNEDVEIVRKTTLCALAIDYPADKKQVYVLDDGRAEKYKARRAELRQMCEELGATMLVRDNNEHAKAGNINTAFKVTKGDLVLILDCDHMPVKDFLMHVVGFFFNPKVAFVQTPHWFYNPDPFERNLLTQGKIPVGNELFYKVLQKGNDFWNAAFFCGSAAVIRKEYALQIGGIATETVTEDCHTAFRLHSLGYESVYYDKIMVAGLAPEKFSAYVGQQVRWARGMAQILRIENPLINRKLNLTIPQRICYFSATSHFFYGFPRLMYAIAPPLFLLFGINSVKGLGLETLFYALPHIILSMQTNHIPYKHVRFSFWNEIFEFAMSFQAGIVTLLALVNPKLGSFNVTDKGLSVTKRSFDFDSVRYLVIVGAIGAASLLAVPFWLWLSPEDTQAVLINTFWCIFNLSLVLAAILVAFEQPQLRRAHRLPRKLTAIIHEGNQSWQGTTVDVSESGCQVLLDEWPNIPDEVKIELVGDFGARALLSGKVIRAIATSKLQARLFIDFVEPTRTQIDDLTLVIYCDVKEWYSQTRTEVDDPIESLKFIITSIKRVFREFRPAIGVKVRKQVNGFAHLYWEGWEGHSYTATLTEIGTQDVRLEIDGSDIFNLEEMQSTQPVIGLLLSQEENDSQPTSLLAKVELIEPLSNPSFGNSSPAKAKMLEVATPRSVELETAIQENTTLQERVADKNSAKLRHRSGTKSENTNLYAIELSFPESLKRQQQAKIKRLLTTLN, via the coding sequence ATGACGAGTACATCTTCAAAAGTCAGAGAGAAGCCAAGTCGCAAACACATTGGGATTTCTAACGAGCAACGGAAGCGCCTATCGAACTTGCTTGTTGAGCGCGTGCCTCAGGCTTTTGATGCCGTTCTACAGGCGCTGCCCCACACTCACCTGCTGGTACTCATTGGGTCGCTGATTTGGCTGTCTATTCCCATCATCGCGGTACGTCCAGCCATTTGGCAGCAAGGGGTAGTCGCCGCTGTGCTCATCGCCGTGGGACGCATTGTGCTTCAGATGGAGGAGCAGCAACCCACGAAAAAAGTGAGCGAGTACCTTCATTTATTTTTGATTGTTGTGAGCGTGGTGACAACGTTACGTTACCTGTATTACCGCGTCAACTACACGCTCAACTTCGATGACATCATTAACGGATTTTTCTGTTTCTTGCTATTTACGGCAGAACTTTATGCGATTTGTACGCTGGTTCTCGCCTATTTTCAGACCCTAAAAATTAAAGACCGCAAGCCTATCGATCTCTCCCTTTATCCCCAAGAACAATGGCCCAAGGTTGATATTTACATTCCCACTTATAACGAAGATGTTGAGATTGTCCGCAAGACAACTCTATGCGCTTTAGCAATTGACTATCCAGCGGATAAAAAACAGGTTTACGTCCTAGATGATGGACGTGCGGAAAAGTATAAAGCCCGCCGAGCAGAATTGCGCCAAATGTGTGAAGAACTGGGCGCAACAATGCTGGTACGGGATAATAATGAACATGCCAAAGCCGGGAATATTAACACCGCATTTAAGGTAACCAAAGGCGACCTGGTGCTAATTCTCGACTGTGACCACATGCCCGTCAAGGATTTTTTGATGCATGTCGTCGGCTTCTTTTTTAACCCCAAAGTTGCCTTTGTACAGACCCCTCACTGGTTCTATAACCCAGACCCCTTTGAGCGCAACCTCCTAACTCAAGGGAAAATTCCTGTTGGTAATGAGCTGTTTTATAAAGTCCTGCAAAAGGGGAATGATTTCTGGAATGCGGCGTTTTTCTGTGGTTCAGCCGCTGTAATTCGCAAGGAGTATGCGCTGCAAATTGGGGGAATTGCTACCGAAACCGTGACGGAAGACTGCCACACGGCTTTCCGCTTGCATTCTTTGGGCTACGAGTCGGTTTACTACGACAAAATTATGGTGGCGGGCTTAGCACCAGAGAAATTCTCCGCCTATGTGGGGCAGCAGGTGCGCTGGGCTAGGGGGATGGCTCAGATTCTGCGGATTGAAAACCCGTTAATCAACCGAAAACTGAATTTAACGATTCCTCAGCGAATCTGCTATTTCAGTGCCACGTCACACTTTTTTTATGGCTTTCCCCGGTTGATGTACGCGATTGCGCCACCGCTGTTTTTGCTATTCGGCATCAACTCGGTGAAAGGGTTGGGGTTAGAAACTTTGTTCTACGCCCTGCCTCACATTATCCTGTCGATGCAGACTAACCACATCCCTTACAAGCACGTCCGTTTCTCATTCTGGAACGAGATTTTTGAGTTTGCCATGTCGTTCCAGGCGGGAATTGTCACGCTGTTAGCCCTGGTTAACCCAAAGCTGGGTTCGTTTAACGTGACGGATAAGGGATTGAGTGTTACCAAACGCAGCTTTGACTTCGACTCTGTGCGGTACTTGGTGATTGTGGGGGCTATTGGGGCTGCCTCCTTGCTGGCAGTGCCGTTTTGGTTATGGCTTTCGCCGGAGGATACTCAGGCGGTTCTGATCAATACTTTTTGGTGTATTTTTAATTTGTCCTTGGTGTTAGCAGCGATTTTAGTTGCTTTTGAGCAGCCCCAACTGCGTCGGGCGCACCGCTTACCTCGAAAGTTAACAGCCATCATTCACGAAGGAAACCAGAGTTGGCAAGGAACGACGGTGGATGTGAGTGAAAGCGGTTGCCAGGTGCTGCTGGATGAATGGCCGAATATCCCCGATGAAGTCAAAATTGAGCTGGTGGGAGATTTTGGGGCGCGGGCACTCCTATCGGGAAAAGTGATTCGCGCGATCGCCACAAGTAAACTGCAAGCGCGGTTGTTTATTGACTTTGTGGAACCCACGCGCACCCAGATTGATGACCTGACGTTGGTTATCTATTGTGATGTGAAAGAGTGGTATTCTCAGACGCGCACCGAGGTGGACGATCCGATTGAATCGCTCAAGTTCATCATTACGAGTATCAAACGTGTCTTCCGTGAATTCCGCCCTGCGATTGGCGTCAAAGTCCGCAAACAGGTGAATGGCTTTGCACATCTTTATTGGGAAGGTTGGGAAGGACATTCCTATACAGCAACACTGACGGAAATCGGGACGCAGGATGTTCGCTTAGAAATTGATGGCAGCGATATTTTCAATCTGGAGGAGATGCAGAGTACGCAACCGGTGATTGGTTTGTTGTTGAGTCAAGAGGAAAATGACTCGCAGCCAACTTCTTTGTTGGCGAAGGTGGAGTTGATAGAACCGTTGAGTAATCCTAGTTTTGGCAATTCCAGTCCGGCGAAAGCTAAGATGCTTGAGGTAGCGACGCCCCGAAGCGTTGAATTGGAAACCGCCATCCAAGAGAACACCACCCTCCAAGAACGGGTAGCAGATAAGAATAGCGCTAAACTCCGACATCGCTCAGGTACGAAGAGTGAAAACACGAACCTTTATGCGATTGAGTTAAGTTTTCCGGAGTCATTAAAACGACAGCAGCAAGCCAAAATTAAACGGCTTTTGACGACACTGAATTAA